The window CAGCCTTGCAAGCGGCCGGTCAGATCCTTTCCCGGCCGCTGGGTGTGCACGATCCTCAAATGGTGAAGGATGGCCGCCAAGGCCACCGAGTGGGCGTCGATGTCGGGATATGCCCGCTCAAGATCGCGAAGATCCTGGGACAAGTCACCCGCGTGAATGAGCAGGAAATCCATTTTGGCGATTTCCTCAAGGAACCACAGGCTGTTGGCCCGGTGTCCGGATGCTGAATGCAGCCTTCACTCCTCCTGCAGCAACAGCCGGGCCTTGCCCGCTTCCACGTCCGCGGGCTGCCGCTCATGGTCGAGCCGCTGGACCCAGATGCGCTCGATCTCAAGTTGCTCGAGTCGCTCCTCGAGCCGTTCCACGTATTCTTCCAGACGCTGCAAGGCCTGCCAGGCCTCGGGGCTCAGCAGGACGCCCACCACCTCGTGCCGGTGCGCCACTCGCAACTTGCCCTTGGCGGCCAGCCTGTCCCTCCATTCGGATTGTCGCAGCTCAGTCAGGGTGACCTGCTCGTCGAGGTCGAACCCGCTGCGGATCTCCTCCCTCAGCGTTTCAAGCGGCATGTTCCGTTCCCCCTCCACGCCCAGCTCCACCTCCAACGTACGCGGATGCACACGGAAGTGTCAATTAAAATGCCAATATACCGTCTCTTTTATGTCCGCCGCTTGCACGATATGCCGGTCCACCGCCCTCCACGGGATCGGGTGACCGGCGCGGGCCGTCACCCCTCCCCCCGCGGAAGGACCGCGCCCCCGCCGCGCGGTAGAATGGAATCGATCGCGAAGGGGGTAGGCGCATGGCCATCCAGACCGTGGAACGGACCGGCCGCCCGCGTAAGGTCCCGGTGACGTTCACCGTCAACGGCGAGCTCCGCGAGGTGTGGGTGGAGCCGCGTCGCACGTTGCTTGACGCGCTGAGGATCGACCTCGGCCTCACGGGCACCAAGGAAGGATGCGACCACGGCAACTGCGGCGCGTGCACCGTCATCGTGAACGGCCGCGCCATCTACAGCTGCCTCACGCTGGCCGTCTCGTGCGAGGGGGCCACCATCGAGACCATCGAAGGGCTCAGCCGGCCCGGCCAGCTCCATCCCATCCAGCAGGCGTTCCTGGAGCACGACGCGTTCCAGTGCGGCTACTGCACGCCGGGCCAGATCATGAGCGCGAAGGCGCTGCTGGACCGGCGCCCGGACCCGACCGCGGACGAGATCCGCGACGCCATGTCCGGAAACCTCTGCCGGTGCGGCGCATACCCGCGCATCGTGGAGGCCGTGCGCGCCGCGGCCGCC of the Clostridia bacterium genome contains:
- a CDS encoding (2Fe-2S)-binding protein, with translation MAIQTVERTGRPRKVPVTFTVNGELREVWVEPRRTLLDALRIDLGLTGTKEGCDHGNCGACTVIVNGRAIYSCLTLAVSCEGATIETIEGLSRPGQLHPIQQAFLEHDAFQCGYCTPGQIMSAKALLDRRPDPTADEIRDAMSGNLCRCGAYPRIVEAVRAAAAALRAEEDEARA